A single window of Hymenobacter sp. APR13 DNA harbors:
- a CDS encoding c-type cytochrome, which produces MNRNWLELVFPAAMALLVVTIGVFILSMTGLLHEETPSLANDVLEPTEAPLAVDSATANAPLPPGADPAAIAAGDALFKGNCAQCHAINDVVVGPALAGLAKRRPESWLIPWIKNSSKVVASGDEYAVKIFNQYQKQQMPSFQLSDDEIRQILLYVRSQDAFAETAGPGLVVVD; this is translated from the coding sequence ATGAACCGAAACTGGTTGGAACTGGTGTTTCCGGCGGCTATGGCGCTGTTGGTCGTCACGATTGGGGTGTTTATTCTGAGCATGACCGGGCTGCTGCATGAGGAAACGCCAAGCCTGGCAAACGACGTCTTGGAGCCGACGGAAGCGCCCTTGGCAGTTGACTCCGCTACGGCAAACGCCCCGCTGCCGCCCGGCGCCGACCCGGCCGCCATTGCCGCCGGCGACGCCCTCTTCAAGGGCAACTGTGCCCAGTGTCACGCCATCAACGACGTGGTAGTGGGCCCGGCGCTGGCGGGGCTCGCCAAACGCCGCCCCGAAAGCTGGCTGATTCCCTGGATTAAAAACTCCAGCAAAGTGGTAGCCAGCGGCGACGAGTACGCTGTGAAGATTTTCAATCAGTACCAGAAGCAGCAGATGCCCAGCTTCCAGCTCAGCGACGACGAAATCCGGCAGATTCTGCTCTATGTTCGTTCGCAGGATGCCTTCGCCGAAACTGCCGGCCCAGGTTTGGTAGTGGTCGACTGA